One window of the Chryseotalea sp. WA131a genome contains the following:
- a CDS encoding TIGR03364 family FAD-dependent oxidoreductase, whose translation MPNQFDVVVVGAGVLGTFHAYHAARLGKKVLLVEKDNYPVQATVRNFGQVVPSGMGKEWFDYGVRGTEIYKTIQHEFDLSIRSNGTVYIASDPDEQQLIHELKSSMDARAYPSVLMTSEQCVAKWPALKKSYCKEGLFFAQEVSAEPDRMIHQLLKYCTDKFSSLLYKPNTAVIDCQVTGSSVKIVSTAKEEFTSDKVIICNGGEFKLLFPDLFRTSGIVISKLQMLKTLPMKEVNLEGNILTGLTIRRYESFQECPYYSTIQTPEHLKELKKWGVHILFKKAADGAIIIGDSHEYADVSQIDDLGFSQNEYINQLMLQEAQRIVNFDITKIATTWSGFYPQHNEKGIVEIDIEDRIHIRTAIGGKGMTTSAGYSEQSIKKLI comes from the coding sequence ATGCCAAATCAATTCGATGTAGTGGTTGTTGGTGCGGGTGTGCTCGGCACTTTCCATGCCTATCATGCCGCTCGACTGGGAAAAAAAGTGCTACTGGTTGAAAAAGATAATTACCCAGTGCAAGCTACGGTTCGGAATTTTGGGCAAGTAGTGCCCTCTGGCATGGGTAAAGAGTGGTTTGATTATGGCGTGCGAGGAACCGAAATTTATAAAACTATTCAACACGAATTTGATCTTTCGATTCGCTCGAATGGCACCGTGTACATTGCTTCTGATCCTGACGAACAGCAATTGATTCATGAATTAAAATCAAGCATGGATGCACGCGCTTATCCGTCTGTATTGATGACATCCGAACAATGCGTAGCCAAATGGCCCGCATTAAAAAAATCCTATTGCAAAGAAGGATTGTTTTTTGCCCAAGAAGTAAGTGCGGAGCCCGACCGCATGATACATCAGTTGTTAAAATATTGTACAGATAAGTTTAGTAGCCTCCTGTACAAACCGAACACAGCAGTGATCGATTGCCAGGTTACGGGCAGTAGTGTAAAAATAGTTTCTACCGCAAAAGAAGAATTCACATCCGACAAAGTAATTATTTGCAATGGGGGAGAATTTAAACTTCTCTTTCCAGATTTATTCCGCACGAGTGGAATTGTAATCAGTAAATTGCAAATGTTAAAGACACTACCGATGAAAGAAGTTAATTTGGAAGGCAATATTTTAACTGGTCTTACCATCAGGCGCTATGAGTCATTTCAAGAGTGCCCCTACTACTCTACCATTCAAACTCCCGAACATTTAAAAGAGTTAAAGAAGTGGGGGGTCCACATTTTGTTCAAGAAAGCCGCGGATGGTGCTATTATCATTGGCGACTCGCACGAATACGCGGACGTAAGCCAGATCGATGATTTAGGTTTCTCTCAAAATGAATACATTAACCAATTGATGTTACAAGAGGCACAACGGATCGTAAATTTTGATATCACTAAAATAGCAACTACTTGGTCGGGGTTCTATCCACAACATAATGAAAAGGGAATCGTAGAGATTGACATCGAAGATAGAATTCACATCCGCACCGCCATCGGTGGCAAAGGCATGACCACTTCGGCTGGGTATTCAGAACAGAGTATTAAAAAGCTAATTTGA
- a CDS encoding histidinol-phosphatase, whose product MWSNFHTHSTYCDGKSTLEEHIIRAQQLGIKSLGFSSHAPIPFDCKWCMEKEELENYLQSIQSLKEKTSLPLYRGLEVDFIPKIIGLTDFSKQLDYTIGSVHFVDTFKEGEHWEIDGLHAVFLNGLEKIFQNDFKAAFIRYFELTREMLRNSPPTIVGHLDKMKIQNPENKFFAETEDWYRHEVKKTILTIKDSGAIMEVNTRGLYQRKSTTTYPSPWILELIHEQNIPITISSDAHHADDLINQFESTAQLLNKIGFKKIHILYDGEWKPYNFNEKGIEF is encoded by the coding sequence ATGTGGTCCAATTTCCATACTCACAGCACCTATTGCGATGGCAAAAGCACATTGGAAGAACACATTATTAGAGCACAACAACTTGGAATAAAGAGTCTGGGATTTTCGTCTCACGCGCCAATACCATTCGATTGCAAATGGTGCATGGAAAAAGAAGAGTTGGAAAACTACCTGCAATCCATTCAATCGTTAAAAGAAAAAACCTCACTACCACTGTATAGAGGGCTTGAAGTAGATTTTATCCCCAAGATTATCGGCCTAACAGATTTTTCGAAGCAACTGGATTATACCATTGGCTCTGTTCATTTTGTAGATACTTTCAAAGAGGGTGAACACTGGGAAATCGATGGGCTTCATGCCGTATTTTTAAACGGTCTTGAGAAGATATTCCAGAATGATTTTAAAGCAGCATTCATCCGCTATTTTGAACTGACGAGAGAGATGTTGCGTAACTCCCCTCCCACCATTGTTGGCCATCTAGACAAAATGAAAATCCAAAACCCTGAAAACAAATTCTTTGCAGAAACAGAAGACTGGTACCGACATGAAGTAAAGAAAACAATTCTAACAATTAAAGATTCAGGAGCAATTATGGAAGTGAATACGCGCGGACTCTACCAGCGAAAATCCACCACCACCTACCCTAGCCCTTGGATACTGGAATTGATTCATGAACAAAATATCCCCATCACCATCAGCTCCGATGCACACCATGCCGATGACTTGATCAATCAATTTGAGTCCACCGCCCAACTATTGAATAAAATCGGTTTCAAAAAAATCCACATTCTATACGATGGTGAATGGAAACCTTATAACTTTAACGAAAAAGGAATTGAATTTTGA
- a CDS encoding HAD hydrolase-like protein has protein sequence MSVQLVVFDLAGTTVKENFDVQRILKNAFGKARLEITIEQANKVMGIPKPVAIRQLLEQVKHDSINDEIIRTIHADFVTDMIRFYEHDQSVQENVGVTETFKKLKQQGVKVVVDTGFDRPIVDALLNRMGWSANGLMDGSVTSDEVAHGRPYPDLIYRAMEITDVLDVKTVAKVGDTISDLQEGQAAGCGWVIGIASGAFSKSQLALVSHTHLIDQIPEILPILDF, from the coding sequence ATGAGCGTTCAACTAGTGGTTTTTGATTTGGCGGGGACTACCGTAAAAGAAAATTTTGATGTTCAGCGAATATTAAAAAACGCATTTGGCAAAGCGAGACTTGAAATTACCATCGAGCAAGCAAACAAAGTGATGGGCATTCCTAAGCCAGTGGCTATTCGTCAACTGTTAGAGCAAGTGAAGCACGATTCTATCAACGATGAGATCATACGAACCATACATGCCGACTTTGTTACGGACATGATCCGTTTTTATGAGCATGATCAATCCGTACAAGAGAATGTAGGTGTGACCGAGACATTTAAAAAGTTAAAGCAACAAGGAGTGAAGGTAGTGGTTGATACTGGTTTTGATCGACCCATTGTAGATGCCCTGTTAAACCGGATGGGATGGAGTGCGAATGGTTTGATGGATGGAAGCGTCACCAGTGATGAAGTGGCGCACGGCAGGCCTTACCCCGATTTGATATACCGTGCAATGGAAATAACCGATGTTCTGGATGTTAAAACAGTTGCCAAAGTAGGTGATACTATTTCTGACTTGCAAGAAGGGCAAGCTGCTGGCTGCGGTTGGGTGATTGGCATTGCCTCAGGGGCTTTTTCAAAATCACAATTAGCTCTTGTTTCTCATACCCATCTGATTGATCAGATTCCGGAAATCCTACCGATTTTAGATTTCTAG
- a CDS encoding HDIG domain-containing protein, with amino-acid sequence MNAQQKQNSIDEIFGMYKQFGVSEYVGEPVSLIEHMSQSAQLAMQAGFDEEIILAAFFHDIGHMCVLKSEENSMGIYGAKSHEKIGADYLRSKGFSERMAKLVENHVQAKRYLTFKHPEYFSNLSEASKKTLEYQGGSMNAEEAAQFESDPLFEISILMRRWDEEAKLTEIPLVDLEKIKSSALKALDFA; translated from the coding sequence ATGAATGCCCAGCAAAAGCAGAATTCAATTGATGAAATCTTTGGAATGTACAAGCAGTTTGGAGTCTCCGAATATGTAGGTGAACCCGTTTCATTGATCGAGCACATGTCGCAATCAGCGCAATTGGCCATGCAGGCGGGCTTCGATGAGGAAATAATACTCGCAGCATTTTTTCATGACATTGGCCATATGTGCGTTTTAAAAAGTGAAGAAAACTCGATGGGCATTTACGGTGCTAAAAGCCATGAAAAGATTGGCGCAGATTATTTGCGCTCAAAAGGCTTTTCAGAAAGGATGGCCAAATTGGTAGAGAACCACGTGCAAGCAAAACGATACCTTACATTCAAACATCCAGAATATTTTAGCAATCTATCAGAGGCAAGCAAAAAAACGTTGGAGTATCAAGGAGGAAGTATGAATGCAGAAGAAGCTGCCCAATTTGAAAGCGATCCGCTTTTTGAAATCAGCATATTAATGCGCAGATGGGATGAAGAAGCGAAGCTAACGGAGATACCTTTGGTCGATCTAGAAAAAATTAAGTCCAGCGCCTTGAAAGCACTGGACTTTGCATAA
- a CDS encoding galactose oxidase: MNKFFNTLASIFVLSCITLYLASCGGSSNTTTTAKPGSWDKVADFSGSKRSGAASFVINGKAYVVGGFDALNTRVVDVYQYDPVKDTWAEQTKFPGIERSGAIGFAIGSKGYVGTGLAANNVYLKDFWEFDPAGNGGLGSWKQILDLPGTKGRNGAVAFSVANRGYVGAGFNGSNELNDVYEYVPGSNTWVVRAGLSGKRVNGAAFTIDNFAYVVFGTNNQQPTRTVEQYDPVNDVWTQKQQLTKKDKNGNTIAQPDPRDFASTFTIGSLGFISSGSFNLTPLSDTWGYDPATDTWTQYYSYTSPTVIRGSARDAAVGFGIGNVGYITTGRSGGFRFDDTWKFDPAGANNN, encoded by the coding sequence ATGAATAAGTTTTTTAATACCCTCGCATCAATTTTTGTTTTGAGTTGCATAACGCTCTATTTAGCATCCTGTGGCGGAAGCAGCAACACTACTACCACTGCCAAGCCTGGTTCTTGGGATAAGGTAGCTGACTTTAGTGGAAGTAAAAGAAGTGGCGCAGCTTCGTTTGTGATCAACGGAAAAGCTTATGTGGTAGGAGGTTTTGATGCGCTTAACACTCGTGTTGTAGATGTTTATCAATATGATCCCGTAAAAGATACTTGGGCAGAGCAAACAAAATTTCCCGGCATAGAACGATCAGGGGCGATTGGTTTTGCTATTGGCTCAAAAGGATATGTAGGTACTGGCTTGGCGGCAAACAATGTTTACTTAAAAGATTTTTGGGAGTTTGACCCTGCTGGAAATGGCGGCTTAGGTTCTTGGAAGCAAATACTTGATTTACCTGGAACCAAAGGGCGAAATGGTGCAGTTGCCTTCTCTGTGGCAAATAGAGGCTACGTTGGGGCAGGTTTTAATGGCTCTAATGAATTAAATGATGTGTACGAATATGTGCCTGGAAGCAACACATGGGTTGTACGCGCTGGCCTTTCAGGCAAGCGAGTAAATGGTGCAGCCTTTACAATTGATAATTTTGCTTATGTAGTATTCGGCACCAACAATCAACAACCCACCAGAACGGTTGAGCAGTATGATCCAGTGAATGATGTGTGGACTCAAAAGCAACAATTGACTAAGAAAGATAAAAATGGTAATACTATTGCCCAACCCGATCCACGCGATTTTGCAAGTACATTTACTATTGGATCTCTCGGGTTTATTTCAAGTGGATCATTCAATTTAACTCCTTTAAGTGATACGTGGGGATATGATCCTGCTACTGATACTTGGACACAGTATTACTCTTACACTTCACCCACAGTAATAAGGGGTAGCGCACGCGATGCGGCTGTTGGTTTTGGTATAGGAAATGTTGGTTACATTACAACTGGCCGCTCGGGTGGTTTCAGGTTTGACGATACTTGGAAGTTTGATCCGGCCGGAGCGAACAACAACTAG
- a CDS encoding DUF4270 family protein, translating to MSGAKKWKMAAFVASITSVTFLLSCEDTGILRADKSFIRSNLKTVFSDTFSIVSSTVQLDSLPSTNSPILLGSYTDNLLGRVTASNYFQIGPQRSVLVDTTRILDSVALILPYSKYWYGDTTTVVNVNVHELTKTPIFRVPYRYPTDDRVSMFYSENSFYNSNTSDFNPIPIFSKPVLFNPISRDNLRLKFPTSLGQKWFRWIQKDTLQYFSSNLSGFQTNLFKGIHLAINSANASIVGFRSNRARVKFYYRALNLAEARYDTASLDFPLTTLAFNNIVNDRSGTQFANLAPRKELRSSETGNNSFIQSGGGLVTKLEFPRLKGFLQNKNIILLDAILELYPNQSALVDNVRPPRTLQFYATDASNVPIFQIGGNSPILANISYDREYQRETKYVFPMTNYINNELLSTNGELSPVLVAPPTATLVGEVNRVAITSKLGNPNSTKLKIFYSYVTN from the coding sequence ATGAGTGGGGCAAAAAAATGGAAAATGGCTGCGTTCGTTGCTTCCATTACTTCTGTTACTTTTCTTCTTTCTTGCGAAGATACAGGCATTTTGAGGGCTGACAAATCTTTCATTCGTAGCAATCTCAAAACTGTATTTAGCGATACATTTTCTATTGTTAGTTCTACTGTTCAACTAGATTCTCTTCCTTCAACCAATTCGCCCATTTTGCTGGGATCTTACACCGATAATTTATTGGGCAGGGTTACAGCCTCCAACTATTTCCAAATTGGGCCGCAAAGGTCAGTACTGGTGGACACAACACGTATTCTTGATTCAGTGGCTCTCATTCTTCCTTACAGTAAGTATTGGTATGGCGATACAACAACCGTTGTGAATGTAAACGTTCACGAATTGACAAAGACACCTATCTTCAGGGTTCCTTATCGATACCCTACAGACGATAGGGTCTCTATGTTTTATAGCGAGAATTCTTTTTATAACTCTAACACTTCAGATTTCAACCCAATCCCAATCTTCTCAAAGCCTGTGCTTTTTAATCCGATCAGTAGAGATAACTTGCGATTGAAGTTCCCTACATCATTAGGGCAAAAGTGGTTTAGGTGGATTCAAAAAGATACACTTCAATATTTCTCATCAAATCTTAGTGGGTTCCAAACCAATCTATTCAAGGGCATTCATTTAGCCATCAACTCTGCGAATGCAAGCATTGTTGGGTTTAGATCGAACAGAGCAAGGGTGAAATTTTATTATCGTGCACTTAATCTTGCCGAAGCACGTTATGATACAGCATCTCTCGATTTTCCGCTTACAACCCTTGCCTTCAATAATATTGTTAACGACCGATCGGGTACTCAATTTGCAAACCTAGCACCTCGAAAAGAACTTCGTTCTAGTGAAACTGGCAACAATTCTTTCATTCAATCAGGCGGGGGCTTGGTTACAAAATTGGAGTTTCCTCGCTTAAAAGGTTTTTTACAAAACAAGAACATAATTTTGCTTGATGCAATTTTGGAATTGTATCCCAATCAAAGCGCTCTAGTTGATAATGTAAGGCCGCCCCGCACGCTGCAGTTTTATGCAACGGATGCATCTAACGTACCTATTTTTCAAATAGGAGGTAATTCCCCGATTTTGGCAAATATTAGCTATGATCGTGAATATCAGCGCGAAACGAAATATGTGTTTCCAATGACCAACTACATCAACAACGAATTGCTATCTACCAATGGTGAGCTATCTCCAGTACTGGTAGCGCCACCTACTGCCACTTTGGTTGGAGAAGTAAATAGGGTTGCCATCACTTCTAAACTAGGAAACCCCAACAGCACTAAACTTAAAATTTTCTATTCTTATGTTACGAATTAA
- a CDS encoding PorT family protein, with the protein MIQKAFAFLVCLSISLSAVSQETKKAKRPDLPGSFIIEFGFNTAQGSTPANFDQGVWGSRTLNLYYQYPIRLWKTKFSFNPALGLSLERYKFSNNYTLPSVPEPNGQYDLKRIIDIYPNSSPSKSMLIMNYFDFMPVELRFDTKPEDLARSIHISAGLRVGLLFDSHTKVVFDQGGEEKTIKEKQKFGLNTFRYGLYGRVGIGNFNLFYNYNITPVFDAATAPSGSQMNTATVGISLSGF; encoded by the coding sequence ATGATTCAAAAGGCCTTTGCATTTCTCGTTTGTTTGTCAATTTCACTTTCGGCAGTTAGCCAGGAAACAAAAAAAGCGAAGCGGCCCGACCTTCCTGGTTCTTTTATTATTGAATTTGGATTCAACACCGCACAAGGCTCTACTCCCGCTAACTTTGATCAAGGGGTGTGGGGTTCGCGCACACTTAACCTTTATTATCAATACCCGATTCGGTTATGGAAAACGAAATTCAGTTTTAACCCAGCACTGGGCTTAAGTCTTGAACGTTACAAGTTCTCAAACAATTATACGCTCCCCTCGGTGCCTGAACCAAATGGGCAATATGATTTGAAGAGGATAATTGACATCTATCCCAACTCAAGTCCATCAAAAAGTATGTTGATCATGAATTACTTCGACTTTATGCCTGTTGAATTACGCTTTGATACTAAGCCTGAAGACTTGGCCCGAAGTATTCATATTTCGGCAGGCTTACGCGTGGGGTTATTGTTCGACTCACACACCAAAGTTGTATTTGACCAAGGTGGAGAAGAGAAAACGATAAAAGAAAAACAAAAATTTGGGTTGAACACGTTCCGTTATGGATTGTATGGTCGCGTTGGCATTGGTAATTTTAATCTTTTCTATAATTACAACATTACACCCGTATTTGATGCCGCTACAGCTCCTTCTGGATCTCAAATGAATACAGCCACCGTTGGTATTTCGCTCAGTGGGTTTTGA
- a CDS encoding enoyl-CoA hydratase/isomerase family protein translates to MDFKFITYQVADGVATITLNRPEVYNALNDGITYELQDAWKAVAKDEAVRVVVLTGAGKAFCSGQDLKDSASQGKRSFLDSLHRRYNPIITAMRQLPKPIVCRLNGVAAGAGCSMALACDVIVAAEESTLIEVFINIGLVPDSGSAYFLPRLVGMAKSFELCSMGSKVLASEALKIGLVNKVVPMVELDSAVKSYTDYYAKAPTKAIGLIKKMLNKSGTSTLEEMLEYEAYSQEIAGDTHDHKEGVQAFLEKRKPAFQGK, encoded by the coding sequence ATGGATTTCAAATTCATTACCTACCAAGTGGCAGATGGCGTGGCCACCATCACGCTTAACAGACCAGAAGTGTACAACGCATTGAATGACGGCATCACCTACGAGTTGCAAGATGCGTGGAAAGCAGTAGCCAAAGACGAGGCCGTGCGTGTAGTTGTGCTTACAGGCGCGGGTAAAGCTTTCTGCTCGGGGCAAGATTTAAAGGACAGTGCAAGCCAAGGCAAGCGATCTTTCTTGGATTCTTTGCATAGGCGCTATAACCCCATCATCACGGCCATGCGGCAATTGCCCAAGCCCATTGTGTGCCGATTGAATGGAGTAGCGGCCGGTGCAGGTTGCTCCATGGCATTGGCATGCGATGTTATCGTGGCAGCAGAAGAGTCAACGTTGATTGAAGTGTTCATCAATATCGGACTCGTGCCGGATTCTGGCTCTGCTTATTTTTTGCCTCGCTTGGTGGGTATGGCAAAATCTTTTGAATTGTGCAGCATGGGCAGCAAAGTGTTGGCTTCAGAAGCACTTAAAATTGGTTTGGTAAATAAAGTTGTTCCCATGGTAGAACTTGACAGCGCGGTAAAAAGTTATACAGATTATTACGCAAAAGCGCCTACCAAAGCCATTGGCTTGATTAAAAAGATGTTGAACAAATCGGGTACCTCAACATTGGAAGAAATGCTGGAATATGAGGCGTATTCGCAAGAGATTGCGGGCGACACACACGATCACAAAGAGGGTGTGCAAGCGTTTTTAGAAAAACGTAAGCCTGCTTTTCAAGGTAAATAA
- the rpoN gene encoding RNA polymerase factor sigma-54, whose amino-acid sequence MQRLGLNQSLQQKLSPQQIQFIKLLQVPTAELEARIEEELELNPVLEQGEEEEGPDETPTEVEQEEPTTDEPEPEKEDKNEELDIDDYLRDDDYASYKTQVEHDDEEEREMPMAMGTSLHETLLTQLGFLGLDERQTIIGKQLVGSIEGDGYIRRELESIVNDLAFSQGIETTLEEVEGILKKIQSFDPSGIAARNLQECLLLQLERMDDGQDVDVIVAKRVLSECYEEFTKKHYSKILKKLDLDDEDYIKDAIELIVRLNPKPGGEMTSGMVKNQYVIPDFILVNNNGKLELSLNSRNAPELRISRSYSNMMQAYEKSDKKDRKLKEAVSFVKQKLDSAKWFIDAIKQRQHTLLRTMRAIIDFQYDYFLEGDETKLRPMILKDIAQIIGMDISTVSRVASSKTVQTDFGIYPLKYFFSEGIATDSGEEVSSREVKQIIKDLIESEDKSKPFPDDKLEDLLNEKGYNIARRTVAKYREQLNIPVARLRKEI is encoded by the coding sequence ATGCAGCGTCTCGGACTAAATCAGTCATTACAACAAAAACTATCTCCTCAGCAGATACAGTTTATTAAGCTATTGCAAGTGCCCACCGCTGAGCTAGAAGCACGAATTGAGGAAGAGTTGGAGTTAAACCCCGTATTGGAGCAGGGCGAAGAGGAGGAAGGGCCTGATGAAACACCCACTGAGGTAGAGCAAGAAGAGCCAACCACAGACGAACCCGAACCTGAGAAAGAAGACAAGAACGAAGAGCTTGATATTGATGATTATTTGCGTGACGATGACTATGCCAGTTATAAAACGCAAGTGGAACATGATGATGAGGAAGAGCGCGAAATGCCGATGGCCATGGGCACCTCATTGCACGAAACCTTGCTTACACAGCTCGGTTTTTTGGGATTGGATGAGCGGCAAACCATTATCGGCAAACAGTTGGTGGGCAGCATTGAAGGTGATGGCTACATCCGCAGAGAGTTAGAATCAATTGTAAATGACTTAGCCTTTTCTCAAGGCATTGAAACCACATTAGAGGAAGTAGAAGGGATTTTAAAAAAAATACAATCCTTTGATCCATCGGGTATTGCGGCTCGCAACTTGCAAGAGTGCTTGTTGCTTCAGTTGGAGCGGATGGACGATGGGCAAGATGTGGATGTAATAGTGGCCAAGCGTGTGTTAAGCGAATGCTACGAAGAGTTCACCAAAAAACATTATTCAAAAATTTTGAAGAAATTGGATTTGGATGATGAGGACTACATTAAAGATGCCATTGAATTGATTGTTCGGCTAAACCCCAAGCCAGGCGGAGAGATGACGTCCGGGATGGTGAAAAACCAATACGTTATTCCAGATTTTATTTTGGTGAACAACAACGGCAAACTCGAGCTTTCGCTAAACTCAAGAAATGCACCAGAGCTTCGCATCAGCCGCTCGTATTCGAATATGATGCAAGCCTATGAAAAGAGCGACAAGAAAGATCGCAAGCTCAAAGAAGCTGTATCCTTTGTGAAGCAGAAGTTAGATTCAGCCAAGTGGTTTATCGATGCTATCAAGCAACGCCAGCACACCTTGCTCCGAACCATGCGCGCCATCATTGATTTTCAATACGATTATTTTTTGGAAGGCGATGAAACGAAACTTAGGCCGATGATCCTGAAAGACATTGCGCAAATCATTGGCATGGATATCTCGACTGTGAGTCGTGTGGCCAGCAGCAAAACCGTGCAAACCGATTTCGGTATTTATCCGCTGAAATATTTTTTCTCAGAAGGCATTGCCACCGATTCGGGAGAAGAAGTAAGTAGCCGCGAGGTGAAACAGATTATCAAAGACTTGATTGAGAGTGAAGACAAAAGCAAACCTTTTCCAGATGATAAGCTAGAAGACTTGCTCAACGAGAAAGGGTACAACATTGCTAGGCGCACCGTGGCCAAATACCGCGAACAATTGAACATACCGGTGGCGAGACTTAGAAAAGAAATCTGA